A genomic stretch from Aedes albopictus strain Foshan chromosome 2, AalbF5, whole genome shotgun sequence includes:
- the LOC115254213 gene encoding J domain-containing protein CG6693 — MPSTLDLCERFFGSRDVYEIFKVNKNAQEGEIKKAYYKLSLKVHPDRVSPTEKAEATEKFKVLSKIYSVLSDQDKRALYDEQGLIDDDDDPAADVKWMAMWQKFFKPITTDDIEDFEKAYVGSELERKDIKEAYLGGKGCLDYMSQYVPYMGAKSEPRIIEAVQSMIAAGEVPEYKAFTEEPKEKRNRRHRRENKEVKEAKALKRKLDNRKASSSRGGSLEQQIAQRRSEREQGFNSLLDRLAAKYGNEK, encoded by the exons ATGCCATCAACATTAGACTTGTGCGAAAGGTTCTTCGGTTCCCGTGATGTCTACGAAATCTTCAAAGTTAACAAAAATGCCCAGGAAGGCGAGA TTAAAAAGGCATACTACAAGCTGTCCCTGAAGGTACACCCGGACCGTGTGAGTCCCACCGAGAAAGCGGAGGCCACCGAAAAGTTCAAAGTGCTGAGCAAGATCTACTCCGTCCTCTCGGACCAGGACAAACGGGCTTTGTACGACGAGCAGGGCCTgatcgacgatgacgacgatccaGCCGCCGATGTCAAGTGGATGGCCATGTGGCAGAAGTTCTTCAAGCCCATTACCACCGACGACATCGAGGACTTCGAGAAGGCCTACGTGGGTTCGGAGCTGGAGCGCAAAGACATCAAGGAAGCTTATCTTGGCGGCAAAGGTTGTTTGGATTACATGTCGCAGTACGTTCCCTACATGGGCGCCAAGAGTGAACCGCGGATTATCGAAGCGGTCCAGTCGATGATTGCCGCGGGTGAAGTTCCGGAGTACAAGGCCTTCACGGAGGAACCCAAGGAGAAGCGTAATCGACGTCACCGGAGGGAGAACAAGGAGGTAAAGGAAGCGAAGGCACTGAAGCGGAAGTTGGATAATAGGAAGGCTTCCAGTAGTCGAGGCGGGTCGCTCGAACAGCAGATTGCTCAACGGCGGTCGGAACGCGAACAAGGGTTTAATTCTTTGTTGGATCGGTTGGCAGCTAAGTATGGTAACGAGAAATGA
- the LOC115268558 gene encoding uncharacterized protein LOC115268558, with product MVISFSAFFCTLSGGKTSAASTSIPSSPSSLLQKKKKYILTSGRQCDFKGCDRPDLQPVSVNGWFWTAELQKLAPANVRNQNDWSEQGGIGKPQPDNRELLQGGAPENCLAILNNFYNDGVHWHDVACHHVKPWLCEENDALLKYIKYTNSGLRI from the coding sequence ATGGTTATATCATTTTCTGCCTTCTTTTGCACATTAAGCGGCGGCAAAACTTCAGCCGCATCGACATCCATTCCATCTTCTCCTTCCTCattgctgcaaaaaaaaaaaaaatacatcttgACCAGCGGCCGTCAGTGCGACTTCAAGGGCTGTGACCGACCGGATCTCCAGCCGGTGTCCGTCAACGGGTGGTTCTGGACCGCCGAGCTGCAGAAGCTGGCCCCGGCCAACGTGCGCAACCAGAACGACTGGTCCGAGCAGGGAGGAATCGGCAAACCGCAACCGGACAACCGCGAGCTGCTGCAGGGCGGTGCCCCCGAGAACTGCTTGGCCATCCTGAACAACTTCTACAACGATGGAGTGCATTGGCACGACGTTGCCTGCCACCACGTGAAACCGTGGTTGTGCGAAGAGAACGACGCCCTGCTGAAGTACATCAAGTACACCAATTCGGGACTGCGCATCTAG